The following nucleotide sequence is from Halobacillus mangrovi.
ATAAAATGAAATTTGATACTACAGACCTTGTGATGTCTAAGCATTTATAATTTAAGCCTGTTTGAAGCCGTTTGACATCTATGGTGAGAACGATTATCATTATCGTAACAGAATAATAGATTTGAAGGTGAGAGAATATGGAACACACAAAAACAGATTTGGCTAGAATCATTCGCGAACGACGCTCCGTAAAGAGTGGATACTTAGATAGAGAAGTCCCTGAAGATCTAATCAAAGAGCTATTGGAGGATGCCAGCTATGCTCCTACCCATGGCCTTAGAGAACCATGGCGTTTCATTTTTATTCCCACAGAAGAGGCAGATGGATTCGTTGAAGATCTGGTAAAAACATTTCCAAAAGACATGCAAGAAAATAGAAGAAATTATTTCAGCCAGCCTGCTGCATTTCTCATTGCCGTAATGAAGGAAGATCCTCGTCAAAAGCAATGGGAAGAGAATTTCGGAGCGATTAGCTGTTTCATCCAAAACTTCCAACTTCTTGCTTGGGAAAAACAATTAGGAGTCGTTTGGAAAACAAATACTCAAATTCACGAACCAAAAGTTCGTGAATTATTAAATGTAAAGCCAGGAGAAAAAATTGTAGGGTTCTTACATCTTGGTTATTTTGAGAAGAAACCGAAGCCAAAACAGCGTACTCCTATTGAAGAAAAGCTTACGATATACAAAAACAAACACTAAACAGCAAAAGCACGCCCGTTGCAAGGTGTGCTTTTTTATTATGAGCTTTTACTGTTTCCTGCATGTTTAAGTACTCTCAAATTTTTTTACATTTTATTTCGGTTCATTCGTTAGACAGGTTCATTGAGACTACGTACAATGAGAGAGTAGTGAATGAAAGCAGGTGATCAATTGAAACGGATTTACGTACTTTTACTGCTTGTAATGATGGTATGGGGATTTAACGTATCAGCCATTAAAGTCCTCGTATCCAATATCGATCCTATTCTTCTTACATC
It contains:
- a CDS encoding nitroreductase family protein, which gives rise to MEHTKTDLARIIRERRSVKSGYLDREVPEDLIKELLEDASYAPTHGLREPWRFIFIPTEEADGFVEDLVKTFPKDMQENRRNYFSQPAAFLIAVMKEDPRQKQWEENFGAISCFIQNFQLLAWEKQLGVVWKTNTQIHEPKVRELLNVKPGEKIVGFLHLGYFEKKPKPKQRTPIEEKLTIYKNKH